GGCGAGGTCGGCCTCGACGTCGGTCCAGACCGCCCGCAGGACGTCGAGCCCGTCGGGCCCGCCGTACAGCGCGCCGGCGGGGTCGTGCGCGACCTCCGGAGCCGCGCCGGCGCGGTCGGCGTCGGGGAGGTAGGGCAGGTTGGCGGCCAGCAGGTCCAGGCGCGGGGGGAGCGCCCGGAGGGCGGGGGGGTCCGCGCCGGCGCCCCGCACGAGCTGCACGCCGGGGGCGTGCAGGCGGACGTTCCGGGCGGCGACCGCGAGCGCGTCCGCGCTCGGGTCCGACGCCCACACCTCGGCGTCGGGGCGGGCGACCTGGAGGGCGACCGCGATGGCGCCGCCGCCCGTCCCGACGTCCCACACGACCGGCGCGACGCGGTCGCGGAGGACCGCGAGGGCCCGCTCGACGAGGACTTCGGTCTCCGGGCGCGGGACGAGCGCGCCCGGGGCGGCGACCAGGGCGAGGCCGTGGAAGTCCGCTTCGCCGGTCAGGTGCTGCAGGGGGGTGCCGGCGGCGCGCGCCGTCGTCACCTCCGCGAGGTGGCGGCGTTCGTCGCCGCTCAGGTCGCGGGGGTCGCTGAGGCGGGCGAGGCGGTCACGGCCGGTAATGAAGGTGAGGAGTCGGTCGGCGTCGACGTCGGGTGACGCGACGCCGGCCTCCGCCAGGCGGTCGCGGACCGCGCGCCAGGCGTCGTGCGGCCCCGCGGGCAGGTCCGCGTCGCGCGTCACCGGCGGTCAGTCGGCGCGGTCGGGGTCGTCGTCCTCGTCGTCGGACGGGCCGTCGGCGGACGCGTCGGTCGCGCCGACCGCCAGGTCACCCCAGAAGGCGTCGGCGGGGGCGTCGCCCTCGACCGCGGCGTCGCCCGCATCCCCCGCGTCGGCGGCGGCCTGGAGTTCCGCCGCGACGCCGCCGTCGTAGTTGGGGCGCAGCACGACGCGTCGGTCGCGGCCCGAGCCGGTCGATTCGCTGGCGACGTCGGCGTCGTCGACGACCGCCATGTGGATCACGCGACGTTCCGCGGCGCTCATGGGCTCCAGTTCGACCGGTTCGCCGTACTTGCGGACCTGGTCGGCGGCGGCCTGCGCGTCGCGGGTGAGGCGTTCGTCGCGGCGGCGCTTGTAGCCGCCGACGTCGACGTGGACGCGGACCGGCTCGTCGCCGGGCTTGTTCACGACCGCGTTCGCGAGCTGTTCGAGCGCCGCGAGGGTGCGGCCGCCCTTCCCGATGAGGCGTCCGGCGTCGCCCCCCTCGATCTCCGCGGCGACGTGCCCCTCGGGCGTCTCGTGCACCGCGACGTCGTAGGCGGGGTCGAGGTGCTCGAGCAGGCCGGCGAGGAAGGTGCGGGCGCGTTCGTGCGCCGGGGCGTCGTGCGGGACGTCGGCGACGGCGAGCGCCTCGCCGAGCTCCGCAAGGTCGGCGTCCGCGTCGGCGGGGGGGGCGGCCTCGTCGTTGCCGATCCCCAGGTCGTCGAGCATGCGGTCGAGGTCGTTGCCTTTGTCGTCGCTCAATCGCGTTCCCTCCCCGGGAGCGGTGCGTGCGCCCGGCGGGTCACCCGGAGGCGCCCGCCGCGGCGCCACGACCGCGTTGGATGAGCCAGTATTGCAGGACTTGGACGCCCATGGACACCACGAAGTAGAGGAGCACCCCTGCGGGGAACCCGAACAGGATGAAGGCGAAGACGACGTTGATGAGGATCTGTTGGCGGAGGCTCTGCGGGTTGCCGCGCGCGCTGAACCACGACATCGCGAACATCACCATCACGTACAGGATGGGCAGGATGAACGTCGGGTCGCGCTGCCCGAGGTCGGGCACCCACAGGAACCCCTCGCCGAACTCGAAGTTGACGAAGACGCGCCAGAGGATGATGAACAGCGGCATCTGCAACAGGATCGGGAGGCACCCGCCGGCGGGGTTGACGCCCGCCTCGCGGTAGAGCTTCATCGTCTCCTGCGTCAGGGTCTCGCGGTCGTCCTTGTGTTTCTTCTGCAGCTCCTGGATCTTGGGTTGCAGCTCCTGCATGCCGTACATCGATTTCGTTTGGGTGTTGATCAACGGCCACACGAGCGCGCGGAACAACAACGTCAGGGCGATGATCGACAGGCCCCAGTTGCCGAGGTAGTCGTGGAGCGTCTGCAGCACCCAGAGGATGCCGAGCGACAGGCGCCCGAGGATGTTCGGGTCGAACAGGCCGGGCATCTCGACGTAGCCCTCCTGCTCGTAGCGCACCAGCTCGTTCGGGCCGAGGTAGCTGCGGACGTCCAGCGACGCGGTCGCGCCCGCCGCCCCCCCGAGCGGCACCTGCAGCGCCATTTCGCGGGGCGGGAGCGGGAGCGCCTGCAGGTCGTCCTGCAGCGGCGCGCCATCCGCGGCGCGCTGGGGCGTGAGCACGATCGCGAAGGCGGTGTTGCGGTCGTTGTTCTGGAGGCTGGCGTAGCTGGGCGTGCCGACCGCTTGCGACAGCGGGTTCGTGGCGCTGGAGCCGTCCTCGCCGTAGCCCTGGCCGACCTTGAGGACGGGATCGTCGACGCCGGCGACGCCGGGGAACGACAGTTGCAGCGGGATGGCGTCGGCGTCCGCGGCGTCGGCCGCCGTGACGCGGGTGGCGCGCACGTCCAGGAGGACGGTGTGGCGGAGGTTGCTGACCTCGACGGTGCGCTCGACCTCGAGCGGGCCGGCGCGGTGGGTGAAGGTCCCCCGCACGACGTCCTCGTTCACGCGTTCCCAGGTCGCGGTCGCCGCTTCGGGCGGCAGGTACGCCCCGTCCAGCCGGAGCGCCGCGCCCGGCCGGGGTGCGTCGTCGGGGATCAGGTTCTGGCGTTGGTCGAGGTCGTAGTTCGAGAAGGTCTGGCCCTTCTGGGGTTTGGCGTACGCCGCGACGATCTCGCCCGCCTCGGTGAAGAACAGGTCGACGCCCTTCGTCGGGACGCGCGTCAGGGCGGCGTCCTGCAGGCCGCACCAGAAGGAGGGGCTGGCGCCGTCGCAGGACTCCGCGACGGTCTCGGCGTCGCGGAACTCGGCGAAGGTGAAGTCGTGCACGCCGAACTCCACGGCGTGCGCCGTGGACAGCGCGAGGGCCGCGAGGAGGGCGAAGGGGACGCGAAGGGTCACGATTCCTCCCGGAGGGGGGTCAGGGACGGGGCGCGGTCGAGCGCGGCACGGTCGGGCGCGGCGTGGGGCGCGACGGCGTCGCGGGGTGGGGGGACCGGATCGAAGCCGCCGGGGTGGAACGGGTGGCACTTCGCGACGCGCACCACCGCCAACGCGCCGCCGCGCAGCGCGCCGTGCGTGAGGATCGCGTCGTGCGCGTAGCGGCTGCAGGTCGGGTGGAAGCGGCAGGTGGGTTGCGGCTTCAGGGGCGAGATCAGGCGGCGGTACACGACGATCGGCGCGACCAGCAGGTACCGCGGCAGCCGCCGCAGGAACGCGAGGGCGCGGCTCACGGGAACGAACTCCGCTCGAGCGCCGTGCGCAACGAATCGCGCAGCGCGTGGTAGTCGGCGTCGGCGGCGGACGGGCGGGCGATCACGAGGAGGTCCACCCCGCGTTCGCCCAGGTCGCGGTCGGCCACGAGCGCGCGGAGCGCTTCGCGGAGGCGGCGGCGGACGCGGTTGCGGACGACGGCGTTGCCGACCTTCCGGCTGGCGACGATGCCGACGCGGAGGCCGGGCTCGCGGACCGGGCGCCACCGGACCGACAGCAGACGTGCGCCCCCCGAACGCCCCCGACGGAGGCGTTGGAAGGCGCGGTCGCCCTTGAGGGAACGGACGACGGTGGGCACGCCGTCTCCACGGACGACGTCAGCCGTCGGAGACGGTGAGGCGGTTGCGGCCCTTGCGGCGGCGACGCTTGATCGCGTTGCGACCACCGGGGGTGCTCATCCGGGCCCGAAAGCCGTGCGTCTTCGCGCGCTTGCGGCGGTTGGGTTGGTAGGTGCGCTTCATGCTCTCTCCTTCGCGGGTCGCGGGGCGCGGCGGCCGCCGGAGCCCGGGGCGGCGCGAACCGGCGCCACCCAGCAGGTGAGACTAGCATGCCGCGCGCCCCCGCGGGCAAGCGGCGCGCGGGCTCAACGGGCCTGC
This DNA window, taken from Trueperaceae bacterium, encodes the following:
- the rnpA gene encoding ribonuclease P protein component, producing the protein MPTVVRSLKGDRAFQRLRRGRSGGARLLSVRWRPVREPGLRVGIVASRKVGNAVVRNRVRRRLREALRALVADRDLGERGVDLLVIARPSAADADYHALRDSLRTALERSSFP
- a CDS encoding R3H domain-containing nucleic acid-binding protein, translated to MSDDKGNDLDRMLDDLGIGNDEAAPPADADADLAELGEALAVADVPHDAPAHERARTFLAGLLEHLDPAYDVAVHETPEGHVAAEIEGGDAGRLIGKGGRTLAALEQLANAVVNKPGDEPVRVHVDVGGYKRRRDERLTRDAQAAADQVRKYGEPVELEPMSAAERRVIHMAVVDDADVASESTGSGRDRRVVLRPNYDGGVAAELQAAADAGDAGDAAVEGDAPADAFWGDLAVGATDASADGPSDDEDDDPDRAD
- the yidD gene encoding membrane protein insertion efficiency factor YidD, producing MPRYLLVAPIVVYRRLISPLKPQPTCRFHPTCSRYAHDAILTHGALRGGALAVVRVAKCHPFHPGGFDPVPPPRDAVAPHAAPDRAALDRAPSLTPLREES
- the rpmH gene encoding 50S ribosomal protein L34; the encoded protein is MKRTYQPNRRKRAKTHGFRARMSTPGGRNAIKRRRRKGRNRLTVSDG
- a CDS encoding HemK/PrmC family methyltransferase, which translates into the protein MTRDADLPAGPHDAWRAVRDRLAEAGVASPDVDADRLLTFITGRDRLARLSDPRDLSGDERRHLAEVTTARAAGTPLQHLTGEADFHGLALVAAPGALVPRPETEVLVERALAVLRDRVAPVVWDVGTGGGAIAVALQVARPDAEVWASDPSADALAVAARNVRLHAPGVQLVRGAGADPPALRALPPRLDLLAANLPYLPDADRAGAAPEVAHDPAGALYGGPDGLDVLRAVWTDVEADLA
- a CDS encoding YidC/Oxa1 family membrane protein insertase yields the protein MTLRVPFALLAALALSTAHAVEFGVHDFTFAEFRDAETVAESCDGASPSFWCGLQDAALTRVPTKGVDLFFTEAGEIVAAYAKPQKGQTFSNYDLDQRQNLIPDDAPRPGAALRLDGAYLPPEAATATWERVNEDVVRGTFTHRAGPLEVERTVEVSNLRHTVLLDVRATRVTAADAADADAIPLQLSFPGVAGVDDPVLKVGQGYGEDGSSATNPLSQAVGTPSYASLQNNDRNTAFAIVLTPQRAADGAPLQDDLQALPLPPREMALQVPLGGAAGATASLDVRSYLGPNELVRYEQEGYVEMPGLFDPNILGRLSLGILWVLQTLHDYLGNWGLSIIALTLLFRALVWPLINTQTKSMYGMQELQPKIQELQKKHKDDRETLTQETMKLYREAGVNPAGGCLPILLQMPLFIILWRVFVNFEFGEGFLWVPDLGQRDPTFILPILYVMVMFAMSWFSARGNPQSLRQQILINVVFAFILFGFPAGVLLYFVVSMGVQVLQYWLIQRGRGAAAGASG